The following proteins come from a genomic window of Kitasatospora sp. NBC_01246:
- a CDS encoding DMT family transporter, with amino-acid sequence MPYLLLALAIVSEVCATSALKLTEGFTRLWPSLGVAVGYVLSFALLGRALKHIPVSVAYAVWSGAGTAAVAGIGVIAFGESLGRLQWLGLALIIVGVVVLNLKGTH; translated from the coding sequence ATGCCCTATCTCCTGCTCGCCCTCGCCATCGTCAGTGAGGTCTGCGCCACCAGCGCCCTCAAGCTCACCGAGGGCTTCACCCGCCTCTGGCCGAGCCTCGGCGTCGCCGTCGGCTACGTGCTCTCCTTCGCCCTGCTCGGCAGGGCCCTGAAGCACATACCGGTCTCGGTCGCCTACGCCGTCTGGTCCGGCGCCGGTACGGCCGCCGTGGCGGGCATCGGCGTGATCGCCTTCGGCGAGTCGCTGGGCCGGCTCCAGTGGCTCGGCCTGGCCCTGATCATCGTCGGCGTGGTGGTGCTCAACCTGAAGGGCACCCACTGA
- a CDS encoding ABC transporter ATP-binding protein, with translation MTTVTAPVAGTHLAPGGATVEFLGLRRSFGATTALDGLDLTVRPGELLALLGPSGCGKTTALRILAGFEQHDSGQVLVDGEDITRIPAHRRDAGMVFQSYSLFPHLTAADNVAFGMRMRGTGKAERRRRAQELLELVGLPQHADRYPHQMSGGQQQRIALARALALRPRVLLLDEPLSALDAKVRLSLREEIRRLQQELGITTLFVTHDQEEALSMADRVAVLRAGRLEQCATPSELYARPATAFVAEFVGTMSRIPCTRTADGVEVLGRRHAVDGAAPADGSLDVLVRPENVSLVPALNGQALVVSASFLGAVTRLTVRLDDGTEVKADLPTDAAALLPVGTRAALSLPERPVLVDRRTV, from the coding sequence ATGACCACGGTTACCGCCCCCGTCGCCGGCACCCACCTCGCACCCGGCGGCGCGACCGTCGAATTCCTCGGCCTGCGCCGCTCGTTCGGTGCCACCACCGCGCTGGACGGCCTCGACCTGACCGTCCGGCCCGGCGAGCTCCTCGCCCTGCTCGGCCCGTCCGGCTGCGGCAAGACGACCGCGCTGCGCATCCTGGCCGGCTTCGAGCAGCACGACTCCGGCCAGGTGCTGGTGGACGGCGAGGACATCACCCGCATCCCCGCGCACCGGCGCGACGCGGGCATGGTGTTCCAGTCCTACAGCCTGTTCCCGCACCTGACCGCCGCCGACAACGTGGCCTTCGGCATGCGGATGCGCGGCACCGGCAAGGCCGAACGCCGCAGGCGCGCCCAGGAGCTGCTGGAGCTGGTCGGTCTGCCGCAGCACGCCGACCGCTACCCGCACCAGATGTCCGGCGGCCAGCAGCAGCGCATCGCGCTCGCCCGCGCGCTCGCCCTGCGGCCGCGCGTGCTGCTGCTCGACGAGCCGCTCTCCGCCCTGGACGCCAAGGTCCGCCTCTCGCTGCGCGAGGAGATCCGCCGCCTCCAGCAGGAGCTGGGGATCACCACCCTGTTCGTCACCCACGACCAGGAGGAGGCGCTCTCGATGGCCGACCGGGTCGCGGTGCTGCGCGCGGGCCGGCTGGAGCAGTGCGCCACACCGTCCGAGCTGTACGCCCGCCCGGCCACCGCCTTCGTCGCCGAGTTCGTCGGCACCATGAGCCGCATCCCCTGCACCCGCACCGCCGACGGCGTCGAGGTGCTCGGCCGCCGCCACGCGGTGGACGGGGCCGCGCCGGCGGACGGCTCGCTCGACGTGCTGGTCCGGCCGGAGAACGTGTCGCTGGTCCCGGCCCTGAACGGCCAGGCGCTGGTGGTCTCCGCGTCCTTCCTGGGCGCCGTCACCCGCCTCACCGTCCGGCTCGACGACGGCACCGAGGTCAAGGCCGACCTGCCGACCGACGCCGCCGCCCTCCTGCCGGTCGGCACGCGCGCCGCGCTGTCGCTGCCGGAGCGCCCGGTCCTGGTCGACCGTCGTACGGTCTGA
- a CDS encoding TIGR03364 family FAD-dependent oxidoreductase — MRVIVVGAGVLGSMHAWQAVERGHEVVHLERESEARGASVRNFGLVWVSGRSGGEELDTALRARELWEEIGARVPELGFRANGSLTAIRTEAELAVAEQALTRADAAARGYRLLDAAETRAANPALRGKLLGALRCDRDAAVEPRTAQPALRAALLAGGRYTFLPGREVREVIGENAVRDDHGDVHTGDLVILCTGAWLGGLVRELAPELPVRRVRLQMMQTDPLGEELTTSVADGDSFRYYPAFAGDALERLKAAQPQPPVAAEHKMQLLMVQRKDGGLTIGDTHEYDHPFGFDVVEDPYDHLVGVAEELLGRPLPRVRRRWAGVYAQCVDTTRVVHRERVRDAVWLVTGPGGRGMTCSPAIAETTAELANL; from the coding sequence ATGAGAGTCATCGTCGTAGGAGCAGGCGTGCTCGGCAGCATGCACGCCTGGCAGGCCGTCGAGCGCGGCCACGAGGTCGTCCACCTGGAGCGCGAGTCCGAGGCGCGCGGCGCCTCGGTGCGCAACTTCGGGCTGGTCTGGGTCAGCGGCCGGTCGGGCGGTGAGGAACTGGACACCGCGCTGCGGGCCCGCGAACTGTGGGAGGAGATCGGCGCGAGGGTGCCCGAGCTCGGCTTCCGGGCCAACGGCTCGCTCACCGCGATCCGCACCGAGGCCGAACTCGCCGTCGCCGAACAGGCGCTGACCCGGGCGGACGCCGCCGCGCGCGGCTACCGGCTGCTCGACGCGGCCGAGACCAGAGCCGCCAACCCGGCCCTGCGCGGCAAGCTGCTCGGCGCGCTGCGGTGCGACCGGGACGCCGCCGTCGAGCCGCGCACCGCCCAGCCCGCGCTGCGCGCCGCACTGCTGGCCGGCGGCCGGTACACCTTCCTCCCCGGGCGGGAGGTCCGCGAGGTGATCGGTGAGAACGCCGTCCGCGACGACCACGGCGACGTCCACACCGGTGACCTGGTGATCCTCTGCACCGGCGCCTGGCTGGGCGGGCTGGTGCGCGAGCTGGCGCCCGAGCTGCCCGTCCGCAGGGTGCGGCTGCAGATGATGCAGACCGACCCGCTCGGCGAGGAGCTCACCACCTCGGTCGCCGACGGCGACAGCTTCCGCTACTACCCCGCCTTCGCCGGTGACGCGCTGGAGCGGCTGAAGGCCGCGCAGCCGCAGCCGCCGGTCGCCGCCGAGCACAAGATGCAGCTGCTGATGGTCCAGCGCAAGGACGGCGGCCTCACCATCGGCGACACCCACGAGTACGACCACCCGTTCGGCTTCGACGTCGTCGAGGACCCGTACGACCACCTGGTCGGCGTGGCCGAGGAACTGCTCGGCCGGCCGCTGCCCCGGGTGCGCCGCCGCTGGGCCGGGGTGTACGCGCAGTGCGTGGACACCACCCGGGTGGTCCACCGGGAGCGGGTCCGGGATGCCGTCTGGCTGGTCACCGGTCCCGGTGGCCGCGGCATGACCTGCTCGCCGGCCATCGCCGAGACCACCGCAGAACTCGCCAACCTGTAA
- a CDS encoding ABC transporter permease, whose product MTTAPTPVPTTPAATVHGGGAGASATAPTPTPARPTRRRPRGGSWLATVPLFLFFLIGFGLPAVAIVIGAFTTSSDAEGGGGQFTLDNIRDSVQGAYWTAMLSSLKLSALTALLATLIGLPIAQAVVTSRQTWLRQAVLTASGVLANFGGLPLAFAFVATLGNAGEVTKLLHLTDHGWSLYSFTGLTIVYLYFLIPLMVLTITPALDGLRVQWREAAHNNRATTVQYWLHVALPILLPSLLGGFVLLFGSAFAAYATAAAMVGATVPLVSRSIADALSGNVLVGQGNLALALSLNMIVVAVLVMAVYLPLQRRSARWLS is encoded by the coding sequence ATGACCACGGCTCCCACCCCGGTGCCGACCACCCCCGCCGCCACCGTTCACGGTGGCGGCGCGGGGGCGTCCGCCACCGCTCCCACCCCCACCCCCGCCCGGCCCACCCGCCGGCGCCCGCGCGGCGGATCCTGGCTCGCCACGGTGCCGCTCTTCCTCTTCTTCCTGATCGGCTTCGGCCTCCCCGCCGTCGCCATCGTGATCGGCGCGTTCACCACCTCCAGCGACGCGGAGGGCGGGGGCGGCCAGTTCACCCTCGACAACATCAGGGACTCCGTCCAGGGCGCGTACTGGACGGCGATGCTCAGCAGCCTCAAGCTGTCCGCGCTGACCGCGCTGCTCGCCACCCTGATCGGCCTGCCGATCGCGCAGGCCGTGGTGACCTCCCGGCAGACCTGGCTGCGCCAGGCGGTGCTGACCGCCTCCGGCGTGCTCGCCAACTTCGGCGGCCTGCCGCTCGCCTTCGCGTTCGTCGCCACCCTCGGCAACGCGGGCGAGGTCACCAAACTGCTCCACCTGACGGACCACGGCTGGTCGCTCTACTCCTTCACCGGCCTGACCATCGTCTACCTGTACTTCCTCATCCCGCTGATGGTGCTCACCATCACCCCGGCCCTGGACGGCCTGCGGGTGCAGTGGCGCGAGGCGGCCCACAACAACCGGGCCACCACCGTCCAGTACTGGCTGCACGTCGCGCTGCCGATCCTGCTGCCCTCCCTGCTGGGCGGCTTCGTGCTGCTGTTCGGCAGCGCCTTCGCCGCGTACGCCACCGCCGCGGCCATGGTCGGCGCGACCGTGCCGCTGGTCAGCCGCTCGATCGCGGACGCGCTCTCCGGCAACGTGCTGGTCGGCCAGGGCAACCTCGCGCTCGCCCTCAGCCTCAACATGATCGTGGTGGCCGTCCTGGTGATGGCCGTGTACCTCCCCCTCCAGCGCCGGAGTGCCCGATGGCTCAGCTGA
- a CDS encoding HAD family hydrolase encodes MPDTAQPDSAQPDSAQPAPAQPDPTKADPAKPGSAAPAAVLFDMDGTLVDTEHLWWQAAAELADELRHPLTDQDAPEVLGQAIEHTAAHLHRVSGTSLSEAELADRLGESFAGKVAAQTVPRPGALALLAELRDARVPTALVSASPRRVVDLVLSTIGRDWFAVTLAAEDTPRTKPAPDPYLAAAERLGLDPADCVAVEDTPTGVASAAAAGCAVLAVPSTATPIPRGSRVTLLDSLVNADLALLGKLGAAPAV; translated from the coding sequence ATGCCTGATACCGCTCAGCCCGATTCCGCACAGCCCGATTCCGCACAGCCGGCCCCGGCCCAGCCCGACCCCACGAAGGCCGACCCGGCGAAGCCCGGATCCGCCGCGCCCGCCGCCGTCCTGTTCGACATGGACGGCACCCTCGTCGACACCGAGCACCTCTGGTGGCAGGCCGCCGCCGAACTCGCCGACGAGCTGCGCCACCCGCTCACCGACCAGGACGCGCCCGAGGTGCTCGGCCAGGCCATCGAGCACACCGCCGCCCACCTGCACCGGGTCAGCGGCACCAGCCTCAGCGAGGCCGAACTCGCCGACCGCCTCGGCGAGTCCTTCGCCGGCAAGGTCGCCGCCCAGACCGTCCCGCGGCCGGGGGCGCTCGCCCTGCTCGCCGAGCTCCGGGACGCCCGGGTGCCCACCGCGCTGGTGTCGGCCTCCCCGCGCCGGGTGGTCGACCTCGTGCTGTCCACCATCGGCCGCGACTGGTTCGCCGTGACGCTGGCCGCCGAGGACACCCCGCGCACCAAGCCCGCGCCCGACCCCTACCTCGCCGCCGCCGAGCGGCTGGGCCTCGACCCGGCCGACTGCGTGGCCGTCGAGGACACCCCGACCGGCGTCGCCTCGGCCGCCGCCGCGGGCTGCGCGGTGCTCGCCGTCCCCTCGACCGCCACGCCCATCCCCCGGGGATCGCGCGTCACCCTGCTGGACAGCCTGGTGAACGCCGACCTCGCGCTGCTGGGGAAGCTCGGCGCCGCACCCGCGGTGTGA
- a CDS encoding HAD family hydrolase — MIKPIELVIFDCDGVLVDSERIAARVQVALGAELGWPLTEAEVVERFIGRSHASIGEQVAARLGEATAALWSSRFEQLHREQVDAGLAPVDGVPEALAALTLPTCVASSGSHEKMRHTLGRTGLYEHFAGRIFSATEVDRGKPAPDLFLHAARRSGVDPAACAVVEDSRPGVEAARAAGMRAFGYAGGLTPAERLAGPGTVVFHDMRELPGLLAAH, encoded by the coding sequence ATGATCAAGCCGATAGAACTGGTGATTTTCGACTGCGACGGCGTGCTGGTCGACAGCGAGCGCATCGCCGCCCGCGTCCAGGTCGCCCTGGGCGCGGAGCTGGGCTGGCCGCTCACCGAGGCGGAGGTGGTCGAGCGGTTCATCGGGCGCTCCCACGCCTCGATCGGCGAGCAGGTCGCCGCCCGGCTCGGGGAGGCCACCGCGGCGCTCTGGAGCAGTCGTTTCGAGCAGCTCCACCGCGAGCAGGTGGACGCCGGGCTGGCCCCGGTCGACGGGGTCCCCGAGGCGCTGGCCGCCCTCACCCTGCCGACCTGCGTCGCCTCCAGCGGCTCGCACGAGAAGATGCGTCACACCCTGGGCCGCACCGGCCTCTACGAGCACTTCGCGGGCCGGATCTTCAGTGCCACCGAGGTCGACCGCGGCAAGCCCGCGCCGGACCTCTTCCTGCACGCCGCCCGGCGGTCGGGCGTCGACCCGGCCGCCTGCGCGGTGGTCGAGGACAGCCGCCCCGGTGTCGAGGCCGCCCGCGCCGCCGGCATGCGCGCCTTCGGCTACGCCGGCGGCCTGACCCCCGCCGAGCGGCTCGCGGGCCCCGGCACCGTCGTCTTCCACGACATGCGCGAACTGCCCGGCCTGCTCGCCGCCCACTGA
- a CDS encoding phosphonatase-like hydrolase, with protein MSADIRLVVLDMAGTTVADDGLVEQAFRAAAGSLGVEAGSPEHARMLEHVRLTMGESKISVFRHLFGAEEKAQAANTAFEAAYHDLVDAGHCAALPGAAEAIAELRGQGRKVVLTTGFSRATQDRILRALGWESIADLTLCPAEAGRGRPYPDLALTALLRTSTDSVRQMAVAGDTGYDMLTGTRAGASVVAGVLTGAHDEARLRADGATHVLKSIADLPGVLAG; from the coding sequence ATGTCCGCTGACATCCGCCTGGTCGTCCTCGACATGGCCGGCACCACCGTCGCCGACGACGGCCTGGTCGAGCAGGCCTTCCGGGCCGCCGCCGGTTCGCTCGGCGTCGAGGCCGGCAGCCCCGAGCACGCCCGCATGCTGGAGCACGTCCGGCTCACCATGGGCGAGTCCAAGATCTCCGTCTTCCGCCACCTGTTCGGCGCGGAGGAGAAGGCGCAGGCCGCCAACACCGCCTTCGAGGCCGCCTACCACGACCTCGTCGACGCGGGGCACTGCGCCGCGCTGCCGGGCGCGGCCGAGGCCATCGCCGAACTCCGGGGCCAGGGCCGCAAGGTGGTCCTCACCACCGGCTTCTCCCGGGCCACCCAGGACCGGATCCTGCGGGCACTCGGCTGGGAGTCGATCGCCGACCTCACCCTCTGCCCGGCCGAGGCCGGCCGCGGCCGCCCGTACCCGGACCTGGCGCTCACCGCCCTGCTGCGGACCTCCACCGACTCCGTCCGCCAGATGGCCGTCGCCGGGGACACCGGCTACGACATGCTGACCGGCACCCGGGCCGGCGCCTCGGTGGTGGCCGGTGTGCTGACCGGGGCCCACGACGAGGCCCGGCTGCGGGCCGACGGCGCGACGCACGTCCTGAAGTCGATCGCCGACCTGCCGGGCGTCCTCGCGGGCTGA
- a CDS encoding phospholipase domain-containing protein, whose translation MSPLPDTVHPDIVYAFAGPPSTVAPGATRTRTWDAATTDGRYDFTVHGPDGFVRRFVGAVTAPTGTRFTQRYAGTLH comes from the coding sequence TTGTCCCCCCTCCCCGACACCGTCCACCCCGACATCGTGTACGCCTTCGCCGGCCCGCCCTCCACCGTCGCCCCCGGCGCCACCCGTACCCGCACCTGGGACGCCGCCACCACCGACGGCCGGTACGACTTCACCGTCCACGGCCCCGATGGCTTCGTCCGCCGCTTCGTCGGCGCCGTCACCGCACCCACCGGCACCCGCTTCACCCAGCGCTACGCGGGCACCCTGCACTGA
- a CDS encoding ABC transporter permease, which produces MAQLTSARPSSPRRKVRWWRGAVLLLAGVYFVVPLAAAGYFSIDDPKGYSFEAYTGLLSAPGFLDSLWLTLGLAVVTVLVLLLLLVPALIAVRLGSPRLRPVIDVLCTLPLVVPPVALTAGLIGVLRWGPDYLMDTPFFQTFVFIQDPDFPLVLVIAYVLMSLPLAYRALDAGLRAVDLRTLVEAARNCGASWPRAVFTVVLPNLRGALLNASFLTLALVLGEFTAASILGYQPFPVWIYSVGNSQAHMSVAVSILSLLITWLLLLLLATVGRERRHKTTTS; this is translated from the coding sequence ATGGCTCAGCTGACCTCCGCCCGCCCCTCCTCGCCGCGCCGCAAGGTGCGCTGGTGGCGCGGCGCCGTCCTGCTGCTCGCGGGCGTCTACTTCGTCGTCCCGCTGGCCGCCGCCGGCTACTTCTCGATCGACGACCCGAAGGGCTACTCCTTCGAGGCGTACACCGGACTGCTCAGCGCCCCCGGCTTCCTGGACAGCCTCTGGCTCACCCTGGGCCTGGCCGTGGTCACCGTCCTGGTGCTGCTGCTCCTGCTGGTACCGGCGCTGATCGCGGTGCGGCTCGGCTCGCCGAGGCTGCGTCCGGTGATCGACGTGCTCTGCACCCTGCCGCTGGTCGTCCCGCCGGTCGCGCTGACCGCCGGCCTGATCGGCGTGCTGCGCTGGGGCCCGGACTACCTGATGGACACGCCGTTCTTCCAGACCTTCGTGTTCATCCAGGACCCGGACTTCCCGCTGGTGCTGGTCATCGCCTACGTGCTGATGTCGCTCCCGCTCGCCTACCGGGCGCTGGACGCCGGTCTGCGCGCGGTGGACCTGCGCACCCTGGTCGAGGCCGCCCGCAACTGCGGCGCGAGCTGGCCGCGCGCGGTGTTCACCGTGGTGCTGCCCAACCTGCGCGGCGCGCTGCTGAACGCCTCCTTCCTCACCCTGGCCCTGGTCCTCGGCGAGTTCACCGCCGCCTCGATCCTCGGCTACCAGCCCTTCCCGGTGTGGATCTACTCGGTCGGCAACAGCCAGGCCCACATGTCGGTCGCGGTCTCCATCCTGAGCCTGCTGATCACCTGGCTGCTGCTGCTCCTGCTGGCCACCGTCGGCCGCGAGCGCCGCCACAAGACCACCACTTCCTGA
- a CDS encoding GntR family transcriptional regulator codes for MALEPDRPAVPAAPAAPAAPVAPAAPGQERAAGALYRKVAADLREAITTGAFGEAGRLPAEGTLAEQYGVSRGTVRQALAVLRSDGLVTSRRGTRRVVLGTARVQSFSELLSFTHWAYSMGEEPGGILDSLVRRPADAAEREQLRLEAGSEVYVTVRLRTLSGAAVMVERTVYPPRVGEIVAQLPADVVSHTEVLREHGILFTDADHTIDIVAANAEDARLLGCRRGSPLLRERRRTTDPTGMPVEWSQDRYLPGTVAFSIHNSLATSALSRHAREGD; via the coding sequence GTGGCACTGGAGCCCGACCGCCCCGCGGTCCCTGCGGCACCCGCGGCCCCCGCCGCCCCCGTGGCCCCTGCCGCGCCGGGTCAGGAGCGCGCCGCCGGTGCGCTCTACCGCAAGGTCGCCGCCGATCTGCGCGAGGCGATCACCACCGGCGCGTTCGGCGAGGCCGGCCGGCTGCCCGCCGAGGGCACGCTGGCCGAGCAGTACGGGGTCTCCCGCGGCACCGTCCGCCAGGCGCTCGCCGTGCTGCGCTCGGACGGCCTGGTCACCTCCCGGCGCGGCACCCGGCGGGTGGTGCTGGGCACCGCCCGGGTGCAGAGCTTCTCCGAACTGCTGAGCTTCACGCACTGGGCCTACTCGATGGGCGAGGAGCCCGGCGGCATCCTGGACTCGCTGGTGCGCCGGCCGGCCGACGCAGCCGAGCGCGAGCAGCTGCGCCTGGAGGCCGGCTCCGAGGTGTACGTCACCGTCCGGCTGCGCACGCTCTCCGGCGCGGCGGTGATGGTGGAGCGGACGGTCTACCCGCCCCGGGTCGGCGAGATCGTCGCCCAGCTGCCGGCCGACGTGGTCTCGCACACCGAAGTCCTGCGCGAGCACGGCATCCTGTTCACGGACGCCGACCACACCATCGACATAGTCGCCGCCAACGCGGAGGACGCCCGGCTGCTCGGCTGCCGCCGGGGCAGCCCGCTGCTGCGCGAGCGGCGCCGGACCACCGACCCGACCGGGATGCCGGTGGAGTGGTCCCAGGACCGCTACCTGCCCGGCACGGTGGCCTTCAGCATCCACAACTCGCTGGCCACCTCGGCCCTCTCGCGGCACGCCCGGGAGGGTGACTGA
- a CDS encoding DedA family protein, translating into MFQSSATPAVHALAVNPLDASSLLAAFGALGIAVVLFAETGLLVGFFLPGDSLLFTAGLLCAPGGADGPRLELSQVLPAALAGALIGAQVGFLIGRRGGRALLRRTERKSLRHGVERAEELLVRYGYGKAIVLGRFIPVVRTVLNPLCGVLEVPVRTFTLWQVVGGVVWTVGVVLAGYALGSSVPDIDRYLLPIIGLVVVVSVIPIVLEMFRARRARRRGGDTR; encoded by the coding sequence TTGTTCCAGTCGTCCGCCACTCCGGCCGTTCACGCCCTCGCGGTGAACCCGCTGGACGCCTCGTCGCTGCTCGCCGCCTTCGGGGCGCTCGGGATCGCCGTCGTGCTCTTCGCCGAGACCGGGCTGCTCGTCGGGTTCTTCCTGCCCGGCGACTCGCTGCTGTTCACCGCCGGTCTGCTCTGCGCCCCCGGCGGCGCCGACGGCCCGCGGCTGGAGCTCTCCCAGGTCCTGCCGGCCGCCCTGGCCGGTGCGCTGATCGGCGCCCAGGTCGGCTTCCTGATCGGCCGGCGCGGTGGCCGCGCGCTGCTGCGGCGGACCGAGCGGAAGAGCCTGCGGCACGGGGTCGAGCGGGCCGAGGAACTGCTCGTCAGGTACGGGTACGGCAAGGCGATCGTGCTCGGCCGCTTCATCCCGGTGGTCCGGACGGTGCTCAACCCGCTCTGCGGCGTGCTGGAGGTGCCGGTGCGCACGTTCACCCTCTGGCAGGTGGTGGGCGGCGTGGTCTGGACCGTCGGCGTGGTGCTGGCCGGGTACGCGCTCGGCTCCTCGGTGCCTGATATCGACCGTTACCTCCTCCCCATCATCGGTCTGGTAGTAGTTGTCTCCGTGATCCCGATCGTTCTGGAAATGTTCCGCGCCCGGAGGGCCCGGCGCCGTGGCGGTGACACCCGGTGA
- a CDS encoding phosphatase PAP2 family protein encodes MTPSRALAVYDGSGIDGGLYSRVIGWADAAPAWLDQVIRIWSALGLGLFAVVMLRAWWRARDAGPAVMARALASPLIVVVAFVLNSGFKSVVEEVRPCTQLGVPGTLETCPGAGDWSFPSNHTVIAFAAATALWFADRRLGAFAVAAAALMGASRVWVGVHYPHDVLVGALVGVLTAAALALAAGRAAPLVDRARLGALRPLLGAGDVAPEAGGGPSPATQRRRVP; translated from the coding sequence GTGACGCCCTCCCGTGCGCTGGCCGTCTACGACGGCAGCGGCATCGACGGCGGCCTCTACAGCCGGGTGATCGGGTGGGCGGACGCCGCGCCCGCCTGGCTGGACCAGGTGATCCGGATCTGGTCCGCGCTGGGGCTTGGGCTGTTCGCCGTCGTCATGCTCCGGGCGTGGTGGCGGGCGCGCGACGCCGGTCCGGCGGTGATGGCGCGGGCGCTGGCCTCGCCGCTGATCGTGGTCGTCGCCTTCGTCCTCAACTCCGGGTTCAAGAGCGTGGTCGAGGAGGTGCGTCCGTGCACCCAGCTCGGTGTGCCCGGCACGCTGGAGACCTGTCCCGGCGCCGGTGACTGGTCCTTCCCGAGCAACCACACCGTGATCGCCTTCGCCGCCGCGACCGCGCTCTGGTTCGCGGACCGGCGGCTGGGCGCGTTCGCGGTGGCCGCCGCCGCACTGATGGGTGCCTCCCGGGTCTGGGTCGGCGTCCACTACCCGCACGACGTACTGGTCGGTGCGCTGGTCGGCGTTCTGACGGCGGCCGCGCTCGCGCTGGCCGCCGGCCGGGCCGCACCGCTGGTCGACCGGGCCCGCCTGGGCGCGCTGCGGCCGCTGCTGGGCGCGGGCGACGTCGCGCCGGAGGCCGGCGGCGGGCCGTCACCGGCGACCCAGCGGCGCCGGGTTCCGTGA
- a CDS encoding ABC transporter substrate-binding protein: protein MTVHRARAAAFAAVLTAAALSLTACGSAGSTAPKSGDAAKAGAKDAKDATSLADFGGLDGLVAAAKKEGKLHVITLPRDWANYGKIMDSFKAKYGIEIEDENPDGSSQDEINAITSRKGQDRAPDVVDLGSAFALQAVKDGLLAPYKVATFDKVPDTMKDANGAAVNDYGGYVSIGCDAKKIPNCPKTFADLLKPEYKGQVALNGNPTKSGSAFGGVYAAALANGGSLDNIQPGIDFFGKLKATGNFNPVESTPATIEKGETPISIDWSYLNAGYTDEFKEKGVDWKVSVPSDGSYAQFYNQAVNKWAPHPAAARLWQEYLFSAEGQNLFLGGYATPSTFEALKKDGTLDTAAAAKLPAVEKPFTTFPTQDQITAAKKVVTENWTKAIAG from the coding sequence GTGACCGTGCACCGTGCCCGCGCCGCCGCCTTCGCGGCCGTACTGACCGCCGCCGCGCTCTCCCTCACCGCCTGCGGCTCCGCCGGTTCGACCGCCCCGAAGTCCGGTGACGCCGCCAAGGCCGGCGCGAAGGACGCCAAGGACGCCACCTCGCTCGCCGACTTCGGCGGTCTGGACGGCCTCGTCGCCGCCGCCAAGAAGGAGGGCAAGCTGCACGTCATCACGCTGCCCAGGGACTGGGCCAACTACGGCAAGATCATGGACTCGTTCAAGGCCAAGTACGGCATCGAGATCGAGGACGAGAACCCGGACGGCTCCAGCCAGGACGAGATCAACGCGATCACCTCCCGCAAGGGCCAGGACCGCGCCCCCGACGTCGTCGACCTCGGCAGCGCGTTCGCGCTCCAGGCGGTCAAGGACGGCCTGCTCGCCCCCTACAAGGTGGCCACCTTCGACAAGGTGCCGGACACCATGAAGGACGCGAACGGCGCCGCCGTCAACGACTACGGCGGCTACGTCTCCATCGGCTGCGACGCCAAGAAGATCCCGAACTGCCCGAAGACCTTCGCGGACCTGCTCAAGCCCGAGTACAAGGGCCAGGTCGCCTTGAACGGCAACCCGACCAAGTCCGGCTCCGCGTTCGGCGGCGTCTACGCGGCCGCGCTCGCCAACGGCGGTTCGCTGGACAACATCCAGCCCGGCATCGACTTCTTCGGCAAGCTGAAGGCCACGGGCAACTTCAACCCCGTCGAGTCCACCCCGGCCACCATCGAGAAGGGCGAGACCCCGATCTCGATCGACTGGTCGTACCTGAACGCCGGATACACCGACGAGTTCAAGGAGAAGGGCGTCGACTGGAAGGTCTCCGTCCCCTCCGACGGCAGCTACGCCCAGTTCTACAACCAGGCCGTCAACAAGTGGGCCCCGCACCCGGCGGCCGCCCGCCTGTGGCAGGAGTACCTGTTCAGCGCCGAGGGCCAGAACCTCTTCCTCGGCGGCTACGCCACCCCCTCCACCTTCGAGGCCCTGAAGAAGGACGGCACCCTCGACACCGCGGCCGCCGCCAAGCTGCCCGCCGTCGAGAAGCCGTTCACCACCTTCCCGACCCAGGACCAGATCACGGCCGCCAAGAAGGTCGTCACCGAGAACTGGACCAAGGCCATCGCAGGCTGA